One Gloeothece verrucosa PCC 7822 DNA window includes the following coding sequences:
- the ssuE gene encoding NADPH-dependent FMN reductase — protein sequence MVKVVAIAGSPSHPSRTYGVLEYTLKLLQQEGWQTEILSVRDFPAEDLVYGRYESPSLEPAKVLIDKADVIVIATPIYKASYTGVLKAFLDLLPQKALAGKVIFPIATGGTLAHLLAVEYALKPVLFELGGRDFVSTVYIVDKHIQKQSDDSVLLDDESEQRLRQVISELIATVNNSPVISPVLPQAS from the coding sequence ATGGTTAAAGTTGTTGCGATCGCGGGTAGTCCTTCCCATCCCTCTAGAACTTATGGAGTGCTTGAATATACTCTTAAACTTTTACAACAGGAGGGTTGGCAGACGGAGATTCTTTCAGTCCGAGATTTCCCTGCCGAAGATTTAGTTTATGGACGTTATGAGAGTCCGTCTTTGGAGCCGGCTAAGGTGTTAATTGATAAGGCTGATGTGATTGTTATTGCAACGCCTATTTATAAGGCTTCTTATACAGGAGTTTTAAAGGCGTTTTTGGATCTTTTGCCCCAAAAGGCTCTTGCCGGTAAAGTGATTTTTCCGATTGCTACGGGTGGAACGCTTGCCCATTTATTGGCGGTGGAATATGCGCTTAAACCGGTTTTGTTTGAGTTGGGTGGGCGGGATTTTGTCAGCACTGTTTATATTGTCGATAAACATATTCAAAAGCAGTCGGATGATAGTGTTTTGCTTGATGATGAGAGTGAACAGCGACTCAGACAGGTAATATCAGAATTGATCGCTACGGTTAATAATTCTCCTGTAATCAGTCCTGTTTTGCCTCAAGCGAGTTAA
- a CDS encoding ATP-binding cassette domain-containing protein, with protein sequence MQGADLKVLGLSKVFGTQTVLRDLDLEVSPGEFVAIVGRSGCGKSTLLRLIAGLEPPTKGGILIDGKPLRQLNSVARIMFQDARLLPWKPVLENVGLGLRGNWKPRAMEALKQVGLADRAPDWVSVLSGGQRQRVALARALVSEPRLLLLDEPLGALDALTRVEMQQLIEKLWNEQHFTTLLITHDVEEAVMLGDRVVLLEAGQVKMDLSISLARPRHRSDPIFVTLVEHILAQVLQTEIVPKQRTNFVYS encoded by the coding sequence ATGCAGGGAGCAGATTTAAAAGTTTTGGGATTGAGTAAGGTTTTTGGAACTCAGACTGTTTTGCGGGATTTAGATTTAGAGGTTTCGCCGGGTGAGTTTGTGGCGATTGTTGGGCGTAGCGGCTGCGGGAAAAGTACCCTACTTCGATTAATTGCTGGATTAGAACCACCGACAAAAGGCGGCATTTTGATTGACGGAAAACCTTTGCGCCAATTAAATTCTGTTGCCCGCATTATGTTTCAAGATGCTAGATTATTGCCCTGGAAACCGGTATTAGAAAATGTGGGCTTGGGGCTGCGGGGTAACTGGAAACCTAGGGCGATGGAGGCTTTAAAACAAGTGGGATTGGCAGATAGGGCCCCTGATTGGGTGAGTGTCCTTTCAGGTGGGCAACGTCAACGAGTGGCTTTAGCAAGGGCTTTGGTGAGTGAGCCGAGGTTATTGCTTCTAGATGAACCTTTGGGTGCGCTGGATGCTTTAACTCGTGTGGAAATGCAGCAATTGATCGAAAAATTATGGAATGAGCAACATTTTACAACGCTTCTGATTACTCATGATGTAGAGGAGGCGGTTATGTTAGGGGATCGTGTGGTATTGCTCGAAGCCGGTCAAGTAAAGATGGATTTGAGTATTTCTCTTGCTCGTCCCCGCCATCGTAGTGATCCGATTTTTGTGACTTTGGTTGAGCATATTCTTGCTCAGGTGTTGCAAACGGAAATTGTCCCTAAGCAAAGAACTAATTTTGTTTATTCATAG